Proteins from one Chiloscyllium punctatum isolate Juve2018m chromosome 4, sChiPun1.3, whole genome shotgun sequence genomic window:
- the LOC140475988 gene encoding homeodomain-interacting protein kinase 3-like — protein MSAIYSHNDTYSIIQLIGEGVYGEVTCCCKRSTGQFVAIKTVKYDSCSAAEVRMLKLLQDMDADKFHIVNFLECFHRNAKSYLVFELLEQNLQDFQKANNFAPLPVKHVRTIAMQLLKALEKLKDLSIIHTDIKPDNIMLVEHMRFPFRVKVIDFGSASLLPEVQHIQDPYIQARYYRSPEILLGLPFCEKLDMWSLGCVLAELRLGKPLYPGKNQYDQIRIIVETQGQPHDHLLNQASKTHLFFKRNSYPSSAHQWQLKSLSEYQSKMFAQPLEPRRHNLKSLDELEIFSIIETLSPNGDDIAEFHDRNSMLALVKRMLNFDPKNRISPRLALQHPFITMEELEKNHKDTKYYELSVQSLDAALNYVKTENNKNNFHLLQNCHNSSTVHHESTEDQCNHSYSFGKAITDKRDNVTFGKSRKTHRHMMPPGGKSHLVHEPFNACAGDARRPLYPYQETCHQISWSVHRHVAESTPGNPTNSLLSDHSFSSVIQLYLKPDKDRNSNKHSIVFPLMKEGQENGDNRPEKYPRSSITEENQNKEGQIKETTAVHLKNSIAKENNSAPVTSYAHSKCSGIKASNWRDTIEEELNSDQAEENVKSGTRRIRSRSRHIPKIEITSCKANKLLLPEDCGEDEGKKVHLENIHLKQITKRHDLSSETEINSSPVEVNEAEDLERKKILDKNTCGIFKFAKFQNSSKKIQKERKVYRVVKVVFGMLAFTDQSIAYRSWDIILQLYRTLVTCWG, from the exons ATGTCTGCAATTTATTCTCACAATGACACATATAGCATTATCCAACTTATAGGTGAGGGAGTATATGGGGAGGTGACCTGCTGTTGTAAAAGAAGCACTGGTCAGTTTGTTGCTATTAAGACTGTAAAATATGATAGTTGCAGTGCTGCAGAAGTCAGAATGTTGAAACTCTTGCAAGATATGGATGCAGACAAGTTTCATATTGTAAATTTTCTTGAATGCTTCCACAGAAATGCAAAGTCTTACCTTGTATTTGAACTTTTGGAGCAAAACTTGCAAGACTTCCAAAAGGCTAACAACTTTGCCCCTCTCCCTGTCAAGCATGTTCGGACCATTGCCATGCAGTTGCTGAAGGCTTTGGAAAAGCTTAAGGATTTGTCCATTATCCACACAGACATCAAGCCAGACAATATCATGTTAGTAGAACATATGCGATTTCCGTTCAGAGTCAAAGTGATTGATTTTGGCTCAGCCAGTTTACTGCCTGAGGTTCAGCATATTCAAG ACCCATATATCCAGGCCAGATACTACAGATCTCCGGAGATTCTCTTGGGGTTGCCTTTCTGTGAAAAGCTGGATATGTGGTCCCTCGGTTGTGTTCTAGCTGAACTTCGACTTGGTAAACCTTTGTATCCTGGTAAGAATCAATATGATCAGATCAGAATAATTGTTGAAACCCAAGGTCAACCCCACGACCATCTGCTCAACCAAGCAAGTAAGACTCACCTTTTCTTCAAAAGAAACTCCTATCCTTCATCAGCTCACCAGTGGCAACTTAAGTCATTGTCTGAGTACCAGTCAAAGATGTTTGCACAACCTTTGGAGCCAAGGAGACATAACTTAAAGTCCCTCGATGAGCTTGAAATATTCAGCATCATCGAAACATTGTCCCCAAATGGTGATGATATTGCCGAGTTCCATGATCGCAACAGTATGTTAGCTCTTGTGAAGAGAATGTTGAACTTTGATCCCAAAAATCGCATTTCTCCAAGACTTGCATTACAGCATCCATTCATCACCATGGAGGAACTGGAAAAAAACCATAAAGATACAAAATATTATGAGTTGTCTGTTCAAAGCCTTGATGCTGCTCTGAATTATGTTAAAACTGAAAATAACAAAAATAATTTTCACCTGCTTCAGAACTGTCATAATTCAAGTACTGTGCACCATGAGAGTACAGAGGACCAATGCAATCATAGTTACTCCTTTGGAAAAGCAATCACTGATAAAAGAGACAATGTCACTTTTGGAAAGTCAAGAAAAACGCACAGACATATGATGCCACCTGGGGGAAAGAGCCATCTAGTTCATGAACCCTTCAATGCTTGTGCAGGGGATGCCCGACGCCCCCTTTACCCATATCAAGAAACTTGTCACCAAATCTCTTGGTCTGTACACAGGCATGTTGCAGAATCAACACCAGGAAATCCTACCAATTCACTTCTGTCAGATCATTCTTTTAGCAGTGTGATTCAACTTTATCTGAAGCCTGATAAGGACAGAAACAGTAATAAGCACTCAATTGTCTTTCCATTAATGAAAGAAGGTCAAGAGAATGGGGACAACAGACCCGAAAAGTACCCAAGATCTTCTATAACAGAG GAGAATCAAAATAAAGAAGGACAAATAAAGGAAACAACAGCAGTACACCTGAAAAATTCCATtgcaaaagaaaataattctgCACCAGTCACATCCTACGCACATTCCAAGTGTAGTGGCATTAAGGCCTCGAATTGGAGGGATACTATAGAG GAAGAGCTTAATAGTGACCAAGCTGAAGAAAATGTAAAGAGTG GAACCAGGAGGATTAGGAGTAGATCAAGACATATACCCAAGATTGAAATTACCAG tTGCAAAGCAAACAAGCTGTTGCTTCCAGAGGATTGTGGAGAGGATGAAGGCAAAAAAGTGCACTTGGAAAACATTCACCTGAAACAAATTACCAAGAGGCACGATCTG AGTTCAGAAACAGAAATTAATTCTTCACCAGTGGAAGTCAATGAAGCTGAAGATTTGGAGAGAAAGAAAATTCTAGATAA GAACACCTGTGGGATTTTCAAGTTCGCAAAGTTCCAGAACAGTAGCAAGAAAATCCAAAAGGAAAGGAAA GTATATAgggtggtgaaggtggtgtttggcatgcttgccttcactgatCAGAGTATtgcatataggagttgggacatcatcttgcagctgtacaggacattg